The window GGTGCAGATGACTATATTACCAAGCCAATAAAACCAAAAGTTTTGGTTAGTAAAGTAAAAGCTTTACTAAGACGCTTAAAAACGGAAGAAGCAGCTGGGTCATTAATCACTATCGGTAACTTGGTTATTAATAGAGAAGAGTATAAGATTGTTTTAGACGGAAAAGAGATTGTATTACCACGTAAAGAATTCGAATTATTGTCTTTACTAGCGTCTAAGCCTGGTAAAGTTTTTAAAAGAGAAGATATTTTAGATCGCGTTTGGGGTAATGAGGTTGTTGTTGGTGGACGTACTATAGATGTGCATATCCGTAAACTACGTGAAAAAATTGGAGACGACAGTTTTAAAACAGTCAAAGGTGTTGGATATAAATTTGTAGAATAAATTGAAATTAAAAAAGACTTATAAATTCGCTTTAAAAACCTCGTTTTTAATC is drawn from Psychroserpens sp. NJDZ02 and contains these coding sequences:
- a CDS encoding response regulator transcription factor, coding for MNKKDIKILLVDDEPDILEIVGYNLTNEGYQVVTAKNGLEAVKKAKKEKPQLIILDVMMPEMDGIEACEAIRKIPELSTTLITFLTARGEDYSQVAGFDAGADDYITKPIKPKVLVSKVKALLRRLKTEEAAGSLITIGNLVINREEYKIVLDGKEIVLPRKEFELLSLLASKPGKVFKREDILDRVWGNEVVVGGRTIDVHIRKLREKIGDDSFKTVKGVGYKFVE